In one window of Desulforhabdus amnigena DNA:
- a CDS encoding efflux RND transporter permease subunit, translating to MFLSELSIRRPVFATVMMLALVTLGFFSYRRLNVDMYPDVEIPVLTITTVYEGAPPESVEREVTRRIEEAVNPVQGVKHISSTSQEGVSSIVVQFTLETKINDAAQETRAKVSAIRGELPKECDESVIQKLDFSAAPVISLAVRSDTLGARELTTLAEKRIKRRIENVPGVGRVDLVGDSKREVNVWLDPIRLEALGLGVNEVIAGLNQENVDTPLGRLNREGYETPVRVSGKPEEVTAYPDMVIAWRDGRPIRLKELGQVRDGIEEPRSLAMVNGVPAVALNVLKQSGANTVSVADGVEEALEGLSKEMPSGVRLEIVRDSSRFILESVEDVQMTLLLGGLLTIFIVFCFLNSWRSTVITGLTLPISVISAFIIMMALGFTLNVMTLMGLSLAIGLLIDDAIVVRENIVRHLQRGKDHRRASLEGTAEIGLAVMATTFTIVAVFVPVAFMKGIVGRFFYQFGITVAFAVLVSLFVSFTLDPMLSSRWVDPDMEGSEKKNKNVLYRLLERFNDGFDGLAEKYRSVISWALDHRKRVFSFGLAAFAGALLLAPLLGSSFFTTYDRGEFQVNFSASPEAGLEESRGRVLAILDVLDALPGIELTYATVGAGDMGTVREGTIYVKLKEKDERHHTQQELEAMARREISKIPGIISSITEADNLQGASPINVNLKGDDLDVLKEYSEKIKKRMQEIPGVVDVASSLDQDKSEVRLVVDRARAVNVGISTGQIVETLGPLIGGKVATTYEDSDGDSYDVRVRLPESYRRSPAQLGRLTLLSSLPDGQRMLVPLGDVVQLRMDLSPARIQRLDLRRQVTLSASNVGIALGDAVNAIQDAVKEVGLPPGYVISWSGEAEDMAETFQYMAEALALAVILIYLILAAQFESFVAPLSIMISLPLSLVGVVVMLYFTGDTLNIMSLIGLIMLMGLVTKNAILLVDYANILKKQGFDRKSALVEAGKTRLRPIIMTTLAMIFGMLPLALALGPGAEMRAPMARAVIGGLITSTLLTLVVVPVVYTLFDDAVLAIQKRFRQPLEEVLGEPE from the coding sequence ATGTTTTTATCTGAGCTCTCCATACGCAGACCCGTTTTTGCCACTGTCATGATGCTTGCCCTGGTGACGCTTGGTTTTTTCTCATATCGACGTCTCAATGTCGATATGTACCCGGATGTCGAAATCCCTGTTTTGACGATCACCACCGTCTACGAAGGAGCACCTCCCGAGTCGGTAGAGCGTGAAGTGACCCGAAGAATCGAAGAAGCGGTCAATCCAGTGCAAGGAGTGAAGCATATATCTTCCACTTCCCAGGAAGGCGTTTCCAGTATTGTAGTGCAATTTACTCTGGAGACGAAGATCAACGATGCAGCGCAGGAAACACGAGCTAAAGTGAGTGCCATACGGGGTGAACTCCCCAAGGAATGCGATGAATCCGTGATTCAGAAACTGGATTTTTCTGCGGCTCCCGTTATCTCCCTGGCTGTGCGTTCGGATACTCTTGGAGCGAGGGAGCTCACTACTCTGGCCGAAAAAAGGATCAAGAGGCGCATCGAAAATGTTCCAGGGGTTGGCCGGGTAGATCTGGTCGGAGATTCTAAACGAGAGGTCAATGTCTGGCTGGATCCCATTCGACTGGAGGCTCTGGGACTGGGAGTAAATGAAGTCATTGCAGGACTGAACCAGGAAAATGTCGATACTCCGTTGGGACGTCTCAACCGTGAAGGGTATGAAACACCCGTCCGGGTGTCGGGCAAACCAGAGGAGGTCACAGCATACCCGGATATGGTGATCGCATGGAGGGACGGCCGTCCCATTCGGTTGAAGGAGCTGGGGCAGGTTCGGGACGGAATCGAGGAACCCAGGTCACTGGCAATGGTGAATGGCGTGCCCGCAGTGGCTCTGAATGTTTTGAAACAGTCCGGGGCCAATACGGTGAGCGTGGCAGATGGAGTCGAAGAGGCACTCGAGGGCCTCTCAAAGGAGATGCCTTCAGGTGTTCGCCTGGAAATTGTTCGTGATTCTTCCAGGTTCATCCTGGAGTCCGTTGAAGACGTGCAGATGACCCTGTTGCTTGGAGGGCTTCTGACAATCTTCATCGTATTTTGCTTTCTCAATTCCTGGCGATCTACGGTCATCACCGGTTTGACCCTTCCCATCAGTGTTATCAGCGCCTTCATTATCATGATGGCGCTCGGATTCACTCTGAACGTCATGACCCTCATGGGGCTTTCACTTGCCATAGGACTTCTCATCGACGACGCCATTGTGGTGCGTGAAAACATCGTGCGCCATCTGCAGAGGGGAAAAGACCACCGCAGAGCCTCTCTCGAAGGAACTGCCGAAATAGGTCTTGCCGTCATGGCGACCACTTTTACCATTGTGGCGGTATTCGTGCCGGTAGCGTTCATGAAGGGAATCGTGGGTCGATTCTTCTACCAGTTTGGAATTACGGTGGCTTTCGCTGTACTCGTTTCCCTTTTCGTTTCGTTTACTCTGGATCCCATGCTCTCTTCCCGCTGGGTAGACCCGGATATGGAAGGAAGCGAAAAAAAGAATAAAAATGTTCTCTATCGCCTGCTGGAACGTTTTAACGATGGCTTCGACGGTCTGGCGGAAAAGTACCGTTCAGTGATCTCCTGGGCTCTTGACCATCGCAAGCGGGTATTTTCTTTCGGCCTGGCGGCCTTTGCCGGTGCCCTTCTTCTGGCTCCATTACTGGGCAGCTCTTTTTTCACCACATATGATCGCGGGGAATTCCAGGTGAATTTTTCCGCTTCTCCCGAAGCCGGCCTCGAGGAAAGCCGCGGGAGAGTCCTGGCCATACTTGATGTGCTGGATGCTCTCCCCGGCATCGAACTGACGTATGCCACTGTAGGCGCAGGAGATATGGGAACAGTGAGAGAGGGAACGATTTATGTAAAACTCAAGGAAAAAGATGAGCGGCATCACACGCAACAGGAACTTGAGGCCATGGCTCGGCGTGAAATCAGCAAAATTCCAGGCATCATCTCCAGCATCACTGAGGCGGACAACTTGCAGGGTGCGTCTCCCATCAATGTTAATCTCAAAGGTGACGATCTCGACGTTCTCAAGGAATATTCAGAAAAAATCAAGAAGCGGATGCAGGAGATTCCGGGTGTGGTGGATGTGGCATCAAGTCTCGATCAGGACAAGAGCGAAGTCCGGTTGGTGGTGGATCGGGCTCGTGCAGTGAATGTAGGCATCTCGACAGGACAGATTGTGGAAACATTGGGGCCCTTAATCGGAGGCAAAGTAGCGACGACCTATGAAGATAGCGATGGAGATTCCTACGATGTCAGGGTTCGACTGCCTGAATCGTACCGGCGAAGTCCTGCACAGCTTGGGCGACTCACTCTCCTTTCCAGCCTTCCCGATGGGCAGCGGATGCTTGTGCCCTTGGGAGATGTGGTGCAATTGCGCATGGATCTTTCGCCTGCGCGCATTCAGCGACTCGACTTACGCCGCCAGGTCACCCTCTCCGCCAGCAATGTGGGAATAGCCTTGGGAGATGCCGTCAATGCCATCCAGGACGCAGTCAAGGAAGTTGGCCTTCCTCCCGGCTATGTCATTTCCTGGAGCGGCGAAGCCGAGGATATGGCGGAGACTTTCCAGTATATGGCTGAAGCACTGGCCTTGGCGGTCATACTCATTTACCTGATCCTGGCTGCGCAGTTTGAAAGCTTTGTGGCGCCGCTCTCTATCATGATTTCATTACCGCTCTCCCTGGTGGGAGTCGTGGTGATGCTCTATTTCACCGGCGACACATTGAACATCATGTCCCTCATAGGGTTGATCATGCTCATGGGACTGGTGACCAAGAATGCGATTCTGTTGGTAGATTATGCCAACATATTGAAAAAACAAGGTTTTGATCGAAAAAGTGCTTTGGTGGAGGCAGGGAAAACTCGGCTGCGGCCCATCATTATGACCACTCTGGCCATGATCTTCGGGATGCTCCCCTTGGCTCTTGCACTGGGACCGGGTGCGGAAATGAGAGCTCCTATGGCTCGGGCCGTCATTGGCGGTCTGATCACTTCCACCTTGCTCACTTTGGTGGTTGTTCCCGTGGTTTACACCCTTTTCGACGATGCCGTTTTAGCCATTCAAAAGCGGTTTCGACAGCCACTCGAGGAAGTGTTGGGGGAGCCCGAGTGA
- a CDS encoding efflux RND transporter periplasmic adaptor subunit, with product MSVILLFLLVFGTGSIVVFRYSRGIPAEPSTTSSENTRIAVDVISPSRTTLKRSVEVFGSLSAKNVTEVKSELPGRVLQIRVKEWDHVSPKDILLEMDPMDYKLELQRSQAGLKIAEAQLLKAKVDLNRAKRELNRTLKLKEGGLVTGQELDERRTALESAEAQVALADAQVGQARAQLAESNRNLQKSSILAPIQGIVSERKVDVGDWVDKGAHLFSIVDNRILDFTATVSAIDLPLVHEGQLLTFTVDGLSNRVFEGRVHRVNPTVNASDRSGRIQAEVKNSDDILRGGVFARGQVVVEERHDIMVVPADCLVGWDMEKETARVFVVTEGGVAHSKEIRTGLTEGGKVEILGGLTGAEWVVSRGGFNLREGDGVYISNQEGNP from the coding sequence ATGAGCGTTATCTTGCTTTTCCTGCTCGTCTTCGGGACCGGCAGCATTGTGGTCTTCAGGTACTCACGAGGTATACCCGCAGAGCCTTCGACTACTTCTTCGGAAAACACTAGGATCGCCGTAGACGTTATCTCTCCTTCCCGCACCACACTCAAACGGAGTGTCGAAGTCTTCGGCAGTCTTTCTGCAAAGAATGTCACAGAAGTCAAAAGTGAACTTCCAGGGCGTGTTTTACAAATCAGAGTGAAAGAATGGGATCATGTGAGTCCCAAAGACATTCTTCTTGAAATGGATCCAATGGATTACAAGCTTGAACTCCAAAGGAGCCAGGCGGGGCTGAAGATAGCCGAAGCACAGCTGCTCAAAGCGAAGGTCGATCTGAATCGAGCCAAACGGGAACTGAACAGGACGCTAAAACTCAAGGAAGGAGGCCTTGTCACAGGCCAGGAACTCGACGAGAGGCGAACGGCCCTCGAATCGGCTGAAGCTCAAGTTGCTTTGGCCGATGCCCAGGTGGGGCAGGCGCGAGCTCAACTAGCGGAATCGAATCGAAATCTTCAAAAGAGCTCCATCCTTGCTCCCATTCAGGGCATTGTTTCGGAGCGGAAAGTCGATGTGGGCGACTGGGTGGATAAGGGGGCTCACCTTTTCTCCATTGTGGACAACCGGATTTTGGATTTTACAGCTACCGTCTCCGCTATAGATTTACCCCTTGTGCATGAAGGACAGTTGCTGACTTTTACTGTGGATGGATTGAGCAACCGCGTTTTTGAAGGACGGGTGCACAGGGTGAATCCCACGGTGAATGCTTCCGATCGTTCGGGTCGTATTCAGGCTGAAGTCAAAAACAGCGACGATATTTTGAGGGGAGGGGTGTTCGCTCGGGGACAGGTCGTTGTGGAGGAGCGTCATGACATCATGGTGGTACCCGCCGACTGTCTCGTTGGTTGGGACATGGAAAAGGAAACGGCAAGGGTTTTTGTCGTTACCGAGGGAGGCGTCGCCCATTCCAAAGAGATAAGAACAGGCCTCACGGAAGGAGGCAAAGTCGAAATTTTAGGTGGATTGACTGGGGCAGAATGGGTCGTGTCAAGAGGTGGGTTCAACCTGAGGGAAGGGGACGGGGTCTACATATCGAATCAGGAAGGAAACCCTTGA
- a CDS encoding TetR/AcrR family transcriptional regulator: MKIGQQNDANERLGLRLFINDDSAGWAEEQEKKACILHAAAKIFADKGYAGTSVREIVEAAGVTKPTLYYYFKNKEDLYIKLVDETMHAFCSVLDESLTVRGKMRKCLLALYTHLYELMRDHVDFVRLVNSMIYGPPGSTPAYDLRPVDSHLLHVFSEMLRGGVDEGELKEESFPEVILLLLGLLRTMQAHLVLNLKRSPLTVGEIKKSIDVIFDGVKPTVCSEARS; the protein is encoded by the coding sequence ATGAAAATCGGGCAACAAAATGATGCCAATGAAAGGCTTGGCTTGAGATTGTTTATAAACGACGACTCTGCAGGATGGGCAGAAGAGCAGGAAAAGAAAGCATGTATCCTCCATGCTGCGGCTAAGATATTTGCAGACAAGGGATATGCGGGCACATCCGTTCGGGAAATCGTTGAAGCCGCAGGCGTTACAAAACCCACCCTGTATTACTACTTCAAAAACAAAGAAGACCTTTACATAAAACTCGTTGATGAAACCATGCATGCTTTTTGTTCGGTACTCGATGAATCTCTCACTGTGAGGGGCAAAATGCGAAAATGCCTACTTGCTCTCTATACACATCTTTACGAGTTGATGCGGGATCACGTGGATTTCGTTCGTTTGGTGAACTCCATGATTTATGGCCCGCCCGGATCTACGCCTGCTTATGATCTTCGACCGGTGGACAGTCACTTGTTGCACGTTTTCTCGGAAATGCTTCGAGGAGGCGTAGACGAAGGGGAATTGAAAGAAGAGAGCTTTCCCGAAGTCATTCTTCTCTTGCTGGGATTACTCCGCACCATGCAGGCGCATCTTGTTTTGAATCTGAAGCGTAGTCCACTCACCGTCGGCGAAATCAAAAAGAGCATTGATGTCATATTTGACGGAGTGAAACCCACCGTATGTTCAGAGGCCCGATCATGA
- the ybgF gene encoding tol-pal system protein YbgF, giving the protein MRQSIGMLHERVQNLERRIETSSSSQPQTSSSADLYARMEELQMKIGALNGRIEELDHKIQKVDQLAHSVAEQAAAQTSSPPPPPQPVVTIPPSTTSAPAATSTTPPAATPAAVPTPTTQKPAAPPVKIATKETAPPQPAPPAPEKVDPEKAMYDKATQLFQQKQYAAARKEFQGFTSKYPKSELADNALYSTGECYMAEQKYQEAIETFQQVVDRYPGGNRLPHALLKQANAFEKLGDSTAARILYERIAEKYPGTPQAQIAEKKIKQ; this is encoded by the coding sequence ATGCGGCAGAGCATAGGCATGCTGCACGAAAGAGTGCAAAATCTGGAAAGACGTATTGAAACATCCAGTAGTAGTCAGCCACAGACCTCATCCAGTGCAGATCTTTATGCACGTATGGAAGAGCTTCAAATGAAAATTGGAGCGCTCAACGGGCGTATTGAGGAACTGGATCATAAGATTCAGAAAGTCGACCAGTTGGCACACTCTGTTGCCGAGCAGGCAGCGGCCCAGACTTCTTCGCCACCACCTCCTCCGCAACCTGTAGTGACCATTCCGCCTTCAACTACATCTGCGCCGGCAGCTACATCCACGACACCCCCCGCAGCTACGCCAGCGGCAGTGCCGACACCGACAACCCAGAAACCAGCGGCGCCTCCCGTGAAGATTGCCACAAAGGAAACTGCTCCTCCACAGCCGGCACCTCCCGCTCCAGAAAAAGTGGACCCTGAAAAAGCAATGTATGATAAAGCGACACAGCTTTTTCAACAGAAACAATACGCTGCAGCTCGAAAAGAATTCCAGGGGTTCACTTCAAAATACCCCAAATCCGAACTGGCGGATAACGCTCTTTACTCGACAGGCGAATGCTACATGGCAGAGCAGAAATACCAGGAAGCCATTGAAACATTCCAACAGGTTGTGGACCGTTATCCGGGAGGCAATAGGCTCCCCCATGCTTTGTTAAAACAGGCCAACGCATTCGAGAAATTGGGGGACAGCACGGCGGCCCGCATCCTTTATGAACGGATTGCCGAAAAATATCCAGGGACTCCCCAAGCGCAGATTGCCGAAAAGAAAATAAAACAATAG
- the pal gene encoding peptidoglycan-associated lipoprotein Pal, with product MEMNKVGRVLVVLLFMISAGACAKKAVPTQPGFGPGAGGTSGGYDTGRMGEGAGGGLDDARWRELGINSEAEKQEFLNKAESFENQDIYFDFDSYALSEPAKRILDAKVSFLKRYPKVHVTIEGHTDNRGTNEYNLALGERRANSALQYLKNSGMNAQDLNLVSYGEERPLAGGNDEASFAKNRRAHFVLSY from the coding sequence ATGGAAATGAATAAGGTTGGTCGCGTTCTTGTGGTTCTATTATTTATGATTTCTGCTGGAGCTTGTGCTAAAAAGGCTGTTCCCACACAACCCGGTTTTGGACCCGGCGCCGGAGGGACGAGTGGGGGATATGACACCGGCAGGATGGGGGAAGGAGCCGGCGGGGGATTGGATGATGCCAGGTGGAGAGAGCTTGGAATCAATTCCGAAGCGGAAAAGCAAGAGTTTTTAAACAAAGCCGAGAGCTTTGAGAATCAAGACATCTACTTTGATTTTGATTCTTATGCTTTGAGCGAACCTGCCAAGAGAATCCTTGATGCGAAAGTAAGCTTTCTGAAGCGTTATCCAAAAGTACATGTTACTATTGAAGGGCATACCGACAACCGCGGAACAAACGAATACAATTTGGCTCTAGGGGAACGTCGTGCCAACAGCGCACTTCAGTACTTGAAGAATTCCGGTATGAATGCACAGGATTTGAACCTTGTCAGCTATGGTGAAGAGCGGCCTCTGGCAGGTGGCAATGATGAAGCTTCATTCGCAAAAAACCGTCGTGCCCATTTTGTATTGAGCTATTAG
- the tolB gene encoding Tol-Pal system beta propeller repeat protein TolB, translating into MRHRKYFSIKWTGSFLALILLCAWTVVARAERVTIDITQPAFERIPIAIPDFKFQTAGQPQLAREMGETLSSDLDYSGVFRPLDPRGFPEDPQTMGVTAGDIKFNEWRQLGADFLVRATYQVQGSSLRMEARLFDVPGSRMVLGKVYEGDSRNWRAMVHRFADEILYALTGERGVFDSKIAYVQVQGKSKEIYIVDFDGGSPIPVTNNQSINLSPAWSSDGNELAFVSYKEGNAKVYGVNVTSGAQWLISGYKGMNISPAWRPQSRQLAVTLSQEGNPDIFLLSSSGNIIQKLVHSWAINVSPAWSPDGRKLAYVSNETGNPQIYVLDVGSGQKRRLTFSGNYNTSPSWSPKGDWIAYSGMTGGRHNIFIIRPDGGDARQLTHGEGDNESPTWSPDGRMIAFSSTRQGGSAIWVLLTNGTGIKKLTKGGGQEMPRWSPRLGGG; encoded by the coding sequence ATGAGGCATAGGAAGTATTTTTCGATCAAATGGACGGGTTCTTTCCTGGCGCTAATTTTGTTATGCGCCTGGACGGTTGTGGCTCGAGCCGAACGCGTCACCATCGATATCACTCAGCCTGCGTTCGAAAGAATTCCCATAGCCATTCCTGATTTCAAGTTTCAGACGGCTGGCCAGCCTCAATTGGCACGAGAAATGGGAGAAACCCTTTCAAGCGATCTGGATTACTCGGGAGTATTTCGACCATTGGATCCCAGAGGATTTCCCGAAGATCCACAAACCATGGGAGTGACTGCGGGAGATATCAAATTTAACGAATGGCGCCAATTGGGTGCCGATTTTCTTGTCCGGGCGACATATCAGGTCCAGGGTTCATCCCTAAGAATGGAGGCGCGCTTGTTCGATGTTCCCGGTTCAAGAATGGTTTTGGGAAAAGTCTATGAGGGGGATTCCCGGAACTGGCGAGCCATGGTTCACCGGTTTGCCGATGAAATTCTTTACGCATTGACCGGTGAGCGAGGAGTATTTGATTCAAAGATTGCCTATGTACAGGTGCAGGGTAAGTCCAAGGAAATTTACATTGTGGATTTCGACGGAGGCAGCCCCATTCCGGTGACCAACAACCAGAGCATTAATCTATCCCCGGCGTGGAGTTCCGATGGGAATGAGCTTGCTTTCGTGAGTTATAAAGAGGGAAACGCCAAAGTGTACGGTGTGAATGTCACAAGTGGTGCTCAATGGCTTATCTCCGGCTATAAAGGGATGAACATTTCGCCCGCATGGAGGCCCCAGTCCCGTCAGCTAGCTGTAACTCTGTCTCAGGAAGGGAATCCCGATATTTTCCTCTTGTCCTCTTCGGGAAATATTATTCAAAAGCTGGTGCATAGTTGGGCCATCAATGTGTCTCCCGCCTGGTCTCCGGATGGCAGAAAGCTTGCCTATGTCTCCAATGAAACAGGAAATCCTCAGATCTACGTGTTGGATGTCGGCAGTGGACAAAAGCGCCGCCTTACTTTCAGTGGCAATTACAATACTTCTCCCAGTTGGTCACCTAAAGGAGATTGGATTGCTTACAGCGGCATGACAGGAGGCCGCCACAATATTTTCATTATTCGGCCTGATGGGGGGGATGCGCGCCAGTTGACCCACGGTGAAGGAGATAACGAATCTCCAACCTGGTCTCCCGACGGTCGCATGATCGCGTTCAGTTCAACGCGACAGGGAGGTTCTGCCATCTGGGTTCTGCTGACGAATGGAACGGGGATTAAGAAACTCACAAAGGGTGGAGGTCAGGAAATGCCGCGCTGGTCACCACGGTTGGGAGGGGGATGA
- the tolA gene encoding cell envelope integrity protein TolA, whose translation MESLTFSQRKLSRDEILKGLGVSVLIHALVFTTALISPWAKPKQVAQIPYSTVNLVSMEDLGGGTAPAPKGNSGKKADNPKGEDSPKAPSSNRSSRAKSQPLVPIRRLQLKETAPKVAPEVKKMEISEAPKVVETSRSKPSVEKELDSLIPKAKPEPKPKPIVQTAKASREENPKAESPKAESPKAETSKGKEPASTSKSERSGSPEGTSDADDNDTSAKNASGGVNAQGGGTDTGKTGGKGTGPATSTGKGTGEGNGKGTPAGSPDGAMVTLARRTYYNAIWSAVRRNWALPEFLKSQHLETVLIVVLRRDGKVLDLRIEKGSGNALYDESAKRAVRKAEPLPPFPDIYSAPQEEIALRFTPESLS comes from the coding sequence ATGGAATCCCTGACGTTCTCACAACGTAAACTATCTCGGGACGAGATCCTGAAGGGATTGGGCGTATCTGTTCTGATACACGCTCTGGTTTTTACCACGGCGCTGATTTCCCCGTGGGCCAAGCCGAAACAAGTGGCACAGATTCCTTATTCCACAGTAAACCTGGTTTCGATGGAGGACCTCGGAGGAGGAACAGCGCCGGCGCCAAAGGGGAATAGTGGGAAAAAGGCAGATAACCCCAAAGGGGAAGATTCTCCCAAAGCCCCTTCATCTAATCGATCCAGTCGAGCGAAGTCGCAACCTCTTGTCCCCATCAGGCGGCTTCAACTCAAGGAAACTGCGCCGAAGGTTGCTCCGGAGGTGAAGAAAATGGAGATTTCCGAGGCCCCAAAGGTCGTTGAAACTTCTCGCAGCAAACCCTCCGTGGAAAAAGAATTGGATAGTCTGATCCCCAAAGCGAAGCCGGAACCCAAACCAAAACCAATCGTACAGACAGCGAAAGCTTCCAGGGAAGAAAATCCTAAGGCGGAAAGCCCTAAGGCAGAGAGTCCCAAAGCAGAAACCTCCAAAGGAAAAGAACCCGCATCTACGTCCAAAAGTGAACGTTCGGGTTCCCCTGAAGGCACTTCCGACGCTGATGACAATGACACAAGCGCAAAAAACGCATCGGGTGGCGTAAATGCCCAAGGTGGCGGGACGGATACTGGAAAAACGGGGGGGAAGGGTACGGGCCCGGCAACCAGCACGGGTAAAGGAACAGGGGAAGGCAACGGAAAAGGAACTCCTGCTGGAAGCCCTGATGGGGCCATGGTGACATTGGCGAGACGGACTTATTACAACGCTATCTGGAGTGCGGTTCGCCGGAACTGGGCGCTTCCTGAATTTCTCAAGTCCCAACATCTGGAAACAGTTTTGATCGTGGTCCTGAGGAGGGATGGGAAGGTCTTGGATCTGAGGATTGAAAAAGGTTCGGGAAATGCATTATACGATGAATCTGCAAAACGCGCCGTGCGCAAAGCGGAACCTCTACCGCCTTTTCCAGACATTTACAGTGCTCCGCAGGAGGAAATCGCCCTGCGTTTTACTCCCGAAAGTCTATCGTGA
- the tolR gene encoding protein TolR, with protein MGMQMNGNGGRGQMVSEINVTPFVDVMLVLLIIFMVTAPMMTQGIDVKLPESSAPAIPSEDERLMVTITKDQKVFINEYPVELDVLGPKLSAMYQNKQQQKGVFLRADEKLAYGFVVEVMGLIRQAGIDQIGMVTEPLNTPFKKK; from the coding sequence ATGGGTATGCAGATGAATGGGAATGGAGGCCGGGGGCAGATGGTTTCAGAGATCAATGTAACCCCCTTTGTGGACGTAATGCTGGTTCTCTTGATCATTTTCATGGTCACCGCTCCTATGATGACTCAGGGCATCGATGTGAAGTTGCCGGAATCTTCTGCACCTGCCATTCCGTCGGAAGATGAGCGCCTCATGGTGACCATCACAAAGGATCAGAAGGTCTTCATCAATGAGTATCCGGTGGAACTGGACGTACTCGGCCCCAAATTGAGTGCCATGTATCAGAACAAGCAGCAACAAAAAGGCGTCTTTTTGCGGGCAGATGAAAAGCTCGCTTATGGCTTTGTTGTTGAAGTGATGGGACTGATACGGCAGGCGGGCATTGATCAGATCGGAATGGTGACGGAACCTCTCAATACGCCTTTTAAGAAAAAGTAA
- the tolQ gene encoding protein TolQ — MITSPLVMMAYAASESVSTPHPNGGNGIFEMIQHAGPMVKFILLALLFLSIACWFIILLKFRLIRRARKESEDFIKLFRQRKNYAALYRDSQFLEDSHLAQIFRIGYTELTRMGKSLETKSMQDLRVNPEVLIENVDRAIQGGMMSERQRFERFLPLLATTGSTAPFIGLFGTVWGIMTSFQDIGAKGAANLAVVAPGISEALVATAMGLAAAIPAVVAYNHFSNRIRVVENEMSHFSADFLNILKRDLMRRGRQEEYSSEQQRFAVQD, encoded by the coding sequence ATGATAACAAGTCCTTTGGTTATGATGGCATACGCAGCTTCTGAAAGTGTTTCCACTCCGCACCCCAACGGAGGGAATGGTATTTTTGAAATGATCCAACATGCCGGACCGATGGTAAAGTTCATTCTATTGGCCTTGCTCTTCCTTTCCATTGCCTGCTGGTTCATTATTCTCTTGAAGTTTCGACTGATTCGGCGCGCCAGGAAGGAATCGGAAGATTTTATTAAGCTGTTTCGCCAGAGAAAAAATTACGCTGCTCTTTATCGGGACAGTCAGTTCCTTGAAGACAGTCATCTCGCTCAGATTTTTCGCATCGGCTATACAGAACTCACCCGAATGGGTAAGTCTCTGGAAACAAAAAGTATGCAGGACTTGCGAGTCAACCCTGAAGTCTTGATCGAGAACGTGGACCGGGCCATTCAGGGTGGCATGATGTCCGAACGGCAGCGATTCGAACGATTTCTTCCTCTTCTTGCGACGACAGGGAGTACCGCTCCGTTTATTGGCCTGTTCGGTACCGTTTGGGGGATTATGACAAGTTTTCAGGATATTGGAGCGAAAGGCGCAGCGAACCTCGCTGTTGTAGCTCCAGGTATTTCGGAGGCTTTGGTTGCAACAGCCATGGGACTTGCAGCAGCCATCCCCGCCGTTGTTGCGTACAACCATTTTTCCAATCGCATTCGAGTGGTAGAAAATGAAATGAGCCATTTTTCGGCAGATTTCTTAAATATCCTCAAAAGAGATCTCATGCGACGGGGCAGGCAGGAAGAGTATTCCTCTGAGCAGCAACGTTTCGCGGTCCAGGATTAG